The DNA sequence CACTGCGACCACTCCGGAGGCCGCCGGTCTTCATCGAGGGCTCGGGGCGGCGGGGCGGGAAGGGGTGATCCCAGCCGAGCAGGCCTCGCGATCTTGACGAATCCGCAGGGCACTGGCGAACGCTGGCTGTGGCCGGACCGGCCACGCCCGCCGTGAGCGCGCCCGCCGGCACGCCATGGCTGTGTCGCAGACAGCTCAGTCCGGCCGGTCCCCCAGGGTGCGCTCGGCAGCCGGCTGCCGTGCACCCGGTTGGCACCCGCTGAGGCTGAGCCGTACGGCCTGCTCGAGGCTGTCGTGGATGGGCAGGACCTGATCCAGGCCGGTGATCTGCAGCATCTTCGACACCGCGCGTTGGGGCCCCACCAGCCGCATCGACCCGCCGGTCGATGACGCCTGGCGCCAACCGCTCACCAGCACGGCCAAGCCGGTCGAGTCAATGAAGGTGAGCCGAGTCAGATCCACCACGAAGTGCGGTGAGCCGGCCTGACTCAGCAGGGCAGTCAGCCGGGGGGCCTCGGCCATGTCGATCTCGCCGACCAACTCGAGAACCGTGCACCCGCCAGAGTCGCTCCAGTGCGCAGACATGCCCGCACCCTCAACGGCCGGGTCGGGTCGGGCGGCAAGATGGCGGTCGCCGTCGGCCCCGGGTGGCAGACCATCAGCAGGCATCGCGATCACCGCGCATCGTTGGGCTGGTGTCGGTTGGCTCGGACCGGTGACGACTCGACCAGCGGCATAGGAGCAGATCGTGCGATTCCCGGCAAAAGGACGCGCAGCCGCCAGCAGCCACCACCTCAGGGACAGCACTCATCTCGGCATCTATCGAGAGCCAAGATACATCGTCGGCGAGTCGGCAGCCGGTGCGGGCCGTCCGTGCTGCCGGTGTACTGCGCAGGTCTTTGTCGTGCCGTACTCGGCGACCGCCACTGGCCCCACCTGTTGGCGGTGCTCCCCGGACCCGGCGGCGGACGGCTCGGGTGCGGGTGGCGCGGTAACCACGCCGCTTCGAGCGGGCCGGTTACGTGCGAGCGCGTCCGGTTCGGTGACCTTCCTTGCATGCGCCAAACCGAAAACGCAACTCACAACCGTTACAGCGGCACCCATCCGAAGAACCGCCGAACCGCGGGTGCCCAGTCGACGACGGTGCCGTCATCGTCGGGGAACCGACCGCGCAGGGAGACCCGCACATCGCAGGGCTTCTGCATGCATGCCCGTGGGATCGAGAACCGGACCCGGTCGGGCCCGGTCGCGTCGGCGCTGATGCGCAGACCCGCGCAGTCGACGTGTTGCCCGGTCCCGTGGAAGGTGTTGACCCGGCGCAGCTCGATCGCGTCGGAGTTGGGTATCGCCACGCTGCGGTACTCGGGACCGGGATTGTCCGCGACGGTGTCGACCCACAAGGCGACACGGTCGTCGAAGTCCAGGTCACCGACCTCTGTCGTGACGATCACCCGGTTGCCCGCTGGGCCGCCGTTGTTCACGCGTACCAGGTCGATGTCGGAGGACGATCCGCCGGTGTCGCCGACGGCATCGTGGAACTCCCTCACGTCGGCGTGGGCCGGTGCCGACACGATCATGGTGGACATCACCACGGCGGCTGCCGAGGCCGCGACGACTCCACAGTGATATGCGCGCATCGTGAATCCTCCGGGCGCGACGATCGGTGTTTCCCATGATAGGTGGATCGGGCGTGGATCGGGCGGCGGTGTCAGTCGGTCCGCTACCCGGTACCGGCTGTCCCAGATCCCCCCGCCGTCCGACCGCAGATGGCCAGCATGAGGGCCGGCAGGCT is a window from the Actinomycetota bacterium genome containing:
- a CDS encoding STAS domain-containing protein, producing the protein MPADGLPPGADGDRHLAARPDPAVEGAGMSAHWSDSGGCTVLELVGEIDMAEAPRLTALLSQAGSPHFVVDLTRLTFIDSTGLAVLVSGWRQASSTGGSMRLVGPQRAVSKMLQITGLDQVLPIHDSLEQAVRLSLSGCQPGARQPAAERTLGDRPD